The following nucleotide sequence is from Achromobacter spanius.
CACTTGCTCGGCCAACCAGTCGCGCCCACGAATCACATCGATCCATTCGCCCGCCGCGACCTTGCCGTTCTGCGTCACGGCAAAGTTGCGCATCTGCTCGAAGGTGTTGGCGTTCTTGGCATGCGCGGCCAGTGCCTGGCCTTCGGTCAGGCTGTCATAGCTGACACCCGAGAGCCGCGTGTTGGCCCACGTCTCGCCACCCGGATAGAAGGTGAAGCGGTTGGCGGCGACGGCGGCGTCCAGCGCTTCACTGGCAGCCTGGCCGTGGTACCAGACATGGGTGCGGAAGAACTGCTTCTGCTGGCATTGGGACGCGATGTCGTTGGACGCGGCGGCATCGATGATGCCGGCTTGCGCGCTGGACACGCCGAACAGGCGCTCGTTCGATTCCACCCACTCGGCGGCGTCCAGCACATCGGCTTCGACACGGCTGGCCAAGGCCACGCCGTACCAGTCGCCGTTTTCACGCAGGCAGGCGTTCAGCGCGGCCGACGGGGTTTCGGTGCTGACTGGCGCGGCCAGTTGCAGGTTGCCCTTCACGGCGATGGCGACGGCTTGGCCGGTCTCGGCGGCGGTGACCGTGACGTCGGCGCCCGTGGCGGCTGCCGTTACCGGCGCGTCGGTGTCGGCGATGGCGGCGGCCAATGCGGTGGCAAGGGTCTGGGGCGTGCTGTCGGTCCGGCCCGACGTCGCTACGTCACGCTTCTGCACCACGCCTTGCGCATCGCGCCACGACAACGACACAAGGTAATCGGACACGGCGGCGCGCGTGACGGTCACGCGTGACGCATCCACCTGGCGGCGGCCAACGAAAACGCGCGCCACCGTCGGAATCTGCTTGAACGCATCGCGCACGGCGATGTAAAGCGGGTCGGTCGGCGCCATGCCCATGTCCAACAACTCGCCCGGCTCGGTCAACGCCAGGATGCGGTTGACGGCCAGCGCGTGCGCGCCAAGGATCAGAAGGTCAGAGAAATTCTGCTCCTTGATCGCCGTGGTGTTCAGCGAGATCGCCACATTGACGATCCGGTCGATTTTTGCCATTTGCGGCTCCAAAAAAAAACCGCCCAAAGGCGGCGGGGACTGCGTTAAGAAGCCCGGGACGCTAGGGCGCCGTATCGGTCTTCGCGGAGAAAGAAGTTTCCAGGGTGGGCGTGGCGCCGCCCGTGGTCGTGATCGTGCCGGCCACCGTTTCAATGACGCCGACAAAATCGGTATAGGTCTGCGCGTAGCGGATGCCCAGTTCAAGCAGGCCCAGCCGCTCGCTTGCCGCGCCGGCGCTGTCAGGCGCCACGCGCTGTATGCGGCCAGCCTGAAACAAGGCCAGCCCCAGCGCTTCGGCCTGCTCTTCATAAGCGGGGTGGCGCAGGGTCAAGCCCATCTTGTCCAACGCGCGATACGCATCAACGCCAACGCTGCGCAGTTCGACGGAGGCATCGCGGTGGTCGTGCACCGGCTGGTTGCCGTCATCATCCACAAGGCCCATCTCAACAGGCCCGGTCTGCACCCAGCGCACGGCCATGGCGATGTAAGGCGGTGAGGGAAAGGCTTCGGTGTCGTCGGAAAGCACTACCGGCACACCACCAGCTGCGGCGCTTACCAGCGTAAGGATTGCGTTATCGGGCGTCATGTCGGCGATTAAATGGTTGGGAAAAACAAAAGCCCGCGAACCGTTGAAGGTAGGCGGGCTGCATTTCGTGTGGGCGCAATGCCCCGCGGCTATTGTCTCAAATCCGGTCCCAAATGCGCAGGGTTTTTATGAAGTGCGTGTCCCAATTCCGACCACGCATAGGTCGCGGATTTTGTATTGCCGCCGCAACGATGCACATGGCCGGCATCCAGCAAATGGTCCAGCACCCGGCGTGCGCCGCGCCGCATGGCTTCTTGCGAAGCCGGCGTCAACGGCATGCCACGGCTGACATGCCGCAGTATCTCGGCCATTCTGAATTTCCGGCCCGGATACGCCGCCAGCAGATCAATGACCTCGTGCGCGTACTTCATTTGAATTCCCTCCAGACCTGTTGCTTGAAACTACCCAACGCCACCTTGTAGTAAGGCAGCGTGACGCCGATGGCGCGGCAGGCTTTTTCCTGGCGCAGATGCGCGGGCAGGTCTCCGTAGTCGGCACGGCGCGTGGTTTCGGCCTGCACCACGCGTCGTTCAATAAGCGGCAACGCTTCATACAGGGCATGCACACGGCGCGCGCGTTCATGATTCACCGGAATGCGTAGCGGCTCATCGTCGTCATCGTGACCCGGCAGCGGCGGAAACGCGCACAGGTCGGGCGCGTCTTGCGCCATGCGGCGCGGGCCCGGCCAATCGCCTTCCCATTGCGATCTTGCCCAATTGCGAATTTCGTCTTCCACCCAACGCGGTAAGCCTGCTTGCGTGCTTGCCCTTGCTTCCATTGTCTTGTTGCCTCGTGTTTGTTTGCGGATCGCGTGACCGCTTGGGTGTTCCGCTGCGTGTTCCGCTGACTGTCCCCGTGTCATGTGGCCTCCGGCTTGTTGGTGTGCCTGGCGTGCGTCAGCATCTCGGCGATGGCCTTGGTGGGATGACCGCCAAGCGCGATGCGTGCCTCCCATCGATCAATCCATTCGCGATGCGACCGGCTGCGCGGTTCCAGCAGCTTTCCCGCCCCCATTTTTTTCAACGCAGCCTCGGCTTGCGCGCGCGTGGCCAACGTCTGGCCTGGCGCGGGCAGCGCGGCGCGCGATGGTGGAATATCGGGCCACGCACCTCGGCTTAGCTCTTCGGTCAAGGTTCTTTCCCACCTTGCCTTGATGGCGCCGTAGTTGCTATTGAGCAGATCCACCGTACTGACGCCAACCGCCGCCCAATACACCGCCGGGTGCGACCAATCACCGGTCTCGCCGCGCCGCCGCGCCGACACGCCGCGCACGGCTTCGTGATAGGCCAGCTCGGGGATCAGCCACGGGCAGCACAGCTTCAGAAATTCGGGCAACGTGGGTGGCCACTCGCGCGTCAGGCACGCCGTCAGCCCTCGCCTGACTTGCGACTCGGTCAGCCCCGACAACTTTTGATTCCAGGAATCCTTCAACTCGCGCGGGGTCAGGCCTTCCCATTGCTGCGCGAACTTCGCGCCGTACAGCAGGTGCATTTCATTGACAACCAGCGCGCCCAGATTGGTAGCAGATTCAGCGACTTGCATCGATCACCCCCATGTCGATCTCGCCACGCGCCCGGCCTTCGGCCAACACGCTACGTAGTTCGGAAGACCAGTCGGCGCGTTGCCGTGCGCGGCTGCTTGCGGCGGCGCGCGGCATGTCTCGCGGTGGATACAGGCCCAGATAGCCGCTGGCGATGCTGTGGGCGATGACCGCGCTTGCGGGGATGCCTTCGGCTTGGTAGCCCGCAAGCTGTTGCAACTGCCGCCGTGCCCCCTCTTCCGTAATTGGCTTCTTGCGGGCTTTGCGGTCCGCTGCCCAACTGATCCAGTCAGCCCGGTCCAGCCATTCGGGCAATGCAATGGCCGTGGCGTCAAAGCCCACATTGCGCTTGCTCGGCGCGGGCTCCCGTGTTTTCTGGTTTCGGGTTCCTGGTTCTGGTTCTGGTTCATGGTTGGTTGCACGGGTGTTCAACGGCTGTTGCTCCGCCTCGCCTTCCGCCGTCGCCTTCACTGCCGTCTCCTCCACCGCTTTCACTTGCCGGCCAGCTTGCCGCGCCCGCTTGGCCGCGCTGGCCTTGCCGGCCGCGGACTTCGCTTCCTTGTTGCCGTGGTAGCGGGCAATCTCGGCATCGCAACGCGCATGCCGCCAGCCTTGCTCGGTGTCCACGAAGAATTCGCCCAGCACCTGGACCACCGCGGCCCGCTCTTCGTCTGAGCGCGCGATCAACAAGCGGCAGAGTTTGTCGACGTCCGCACACAAGGGGGCTTCGGTGTCGTAATAGAGTTCGATCAGATCGCGATAGACGCTGCGTTCGATGCGCGTCAGGTGCCGCGTGGCGCTATTGAAATCGCCAATGTGATGGGGGTAGTAGTTCATTGCGCCTTCAGCCCTTCGGCCAGCTCCGGCCAGATTCGAATGCAATCCGTGGGACGCAAGTCGCGCCGGGTAACCCAGCCGCACGTGGCCAACTCAATCAAGGCGCAATGCTTGACCGGCACCGGCCGGCGCCCGGTGCGCCACTGGTAGACCAGCGCGGGCGATACCCCCACGCGTCGAGCCAGCGCCGCAGCGGTAATGGCCCCCTCGCACTCGAAATAGTCATGTAGGTTCATTACCAAAACTATAGCGACGCTACATCTTATTAGCAAGCCATGCTATAGTTTAATTTGCATAGCATTGCTATATGAAAATGTGGACTATCGAAGAGGAAGCCGCCGCGCTGCGCGCACGCTTTGAAGGCGTGAACCGCGCGGCCTTTGCTCGTGACCACCAAGTGAAGGGCGGCCAGGCGATGATTTACCAGCACATCACTGGCCGCCGCCCCATTGGGATTGAAGCGGCCATGGCCTATGCCGAAGGGTTTGGCTGCACGCTGGCTGCAATCAGCCCGCGCTTGGCGGCCGAAGCCAAGAAGGCCGCGTCGTTATCGGCGGCGGCACCACTTGCCGCCCCGGCCACTGACGTGGCGTGGCCCTTCCCTTCGGTGCCGCAGTCGCTGATCAAAGGCTTGGCCGACGATCAGCTCAAGCGTCTGGAAGGCGCGCTGCTATTGGCGCTGGGCCAGATGGGCGTCAAGACGAAGGCGGCGGCCGCGCAATCCAAGTCGCCGCAGTCCAAGCGCGGCGCGCTTTTGAATATCGACGCCGTCGCCGACGAATTTCCCATGGCGCCGGTATCGGCAGCGCCCTGGGATCCGGACGGCGTCACCACGCATCAGGCTGAACGCATGCAGGCGCTGCGCATCAGCACCGCGGCCAACGTCGGCCACGTCCCCCACGCGGGCTATTCCGCCAATGACCAGGAATTCATGCCCATCCCCGAACTGGATGTGCGCCTGGCCGCCGGCCGGCTTGGCATCGAGAACTATCACGAGACCGAGATCGGCGAAATCCTGCTGCGCCGTTCGTTCCTGGAATCGTTCAAGCTGCCGATCAACCGCATGAAGATCGTGTATGCGCAAGGCGACAGCATGGAACCCGTGATTCGCAACGGCGGACCCATGCTGTTCTTTGAAGACCCCATCACCGACCCGCGCGAGATCGACCCGCGCACGGTCTACGCCATCAACCATGGCGGCAAGATGATCGTGAAGTGCATCGCGCGCGAACGCGAAGGCGGCTGGCTGGCCAAGTCCTTGAACCCGGCCTATGCGCCTTTTGCGCTTGAGAAAGAAGACGGATGCGAGGTTCGCATCGTCGGGCGGATCTTGTGGTCGCCTTATGATTTGCGAAATGGGGTGGACGAGCGCTTGCTGTAGGGGTACGCCGAGGCTACACCTTTTAGGGGGCTTGCAGGTGCAGCCCCGGCGATACCTTAGTTCGCGGCCTTGTAGCGATTCCGCAGATCGCGGATCTGATCGTGATTGCGCACAACGCCAGCATTCTGCCGTTCCACGATCACACGTATTTCTTCCGGCAGCGGTTCCTTCAGCGCGTCAGCATAGGCCGCCTTCGCCACGTCCTCGCCACGTTCGCATTCTTCCAAAATGACCAGATCGGTGCGCCCGGCCACGGCGGCCTTCAAGTTGGTCCAGCCGCGATGCACCGCGCCCGCGACCGTGCCACTGTCCTCGGGCACGCCGCCCAACTGCGCAATCACGGTCTGCAACTCCGCGGCGCCTGCGGCGCAATCCTGCGCCCGGTTCCTGAATAGCTGCTGCAACTCAGGATTCTTCGTGTCATCGGCGGCGGCTTCAAAGCCCTTCTGCCCGTTCTTCGAGGTTTCGATGAGGTGGTTCAGTGTCTTGATGACGTTGTCAGCCATGTCCGGTCTCCTAGGATCTATCAAGCCGCGTGGGCGGCTTGGGAAACATGACGACAGCAAGTTCCATTCCCGGACGGGCTTGAATGCGGGCGGTTCGACAGCCGGAAGCTGCAGCTAGATATCGGAGTCGACGCGATACACAGGCACAGGCCCGCCGTCGCTTCAGACCTCGCCTTGCATCGCAGGCCTGGCCTTGATCGTGCTCAGCCATGCCTGCACCTTCGGATGGGCGGCCACCGGCGCGCCCAGAAAGGCGGTGTAGCCGACCACCGACGCCACCACCAGGTCAGCCAGCGAGTACTTGTCACCCACCATCCACGGCTGGCGCGTCAGATGCGCATCCAGCAGCCCCAACAGCGAATCCAGATCGGCGATGGCCCGCTCGGCCTGGCGGGCATCGCGGCTTTGCTCGTCGCCGTGGGCGACGACATACAGGCGCGAGACCACCGCGCCATACGTCACGTAGGCCCACGTGCACCACGACATGGCGGCCAGCCGCTGCGAAGTGCCGGCCGCGGGCCACAAGCCCCGCTCGACGCCCCAACGTTCACCCAGCCACAGGTGGATGGCCAAGGCTTCGAACAGCGGCGCACCGTCCACGGTCAGGGTCGGCACCTTGCCGTTGGGGTTCAAGGCCAGGAATTCCGGGCGGCGCTGCTCGCCGGCCTGGATATCCACCTTGACGCGTTCGTGCGGCACCTGCAGTTCGGCCAGGGCGCAGGCGATGGGGGAAGCGCTGGACTGGGGGTACCAATGGAAAACGATAGACATGGACAAGCTCCGGAATGGGGGGGAGTGCCGCGGCCCCATGGCCGCTGACGACGGACGAACTTTAAAATCCATTGCGGACAGTTTCCGCCCTTGATACAGGCTATCGTTGCCCGATGCTCAGTTCCAGCAACCGCCTCCTGCGCCTGCTTTCCCTACTGCAGACCCGCCGCCATTGGGCCGGCGCCGACTTGGCGCAGACCCTGGCGGTGCATCCGCGCACGCTGCGCCGCGACATCGACCGGCTGCGCGAACTGGGCTACCCGATCCAGGCCAGCAGCGGTGTGGCGGGCGGCTACGCCTTTCGCGCGGGCAACGCCCTGCCGCCCCTGCTGCTGGACGACGACGAGGCGCTGACGGTGGCCATCACGCTGCGCACCGCGGCCACGGGCACGGTCGGTGGCGTGGAAGAAGCCGCGCTGCGCGCGCTGGTCAAACTAGAGCAGGTGATGCCCGCGCGCCTGCGCCACAAGCTGGACGCGCTGCGGTCGGCCATCGTGCCGCTGCCGAGCCGGGGCCCGATGATCGATGCGGGACTGTTGGCCGCGCTGGCCGCCGCCTGCCGCGACCAGTTGCGCATCAACTTCGACTACGCGGACAGCCGCGGCCAGCCCAGCACGCGCCAGGTCGAGCCGCAGGGGCTGGCGCACACGGGGTATCGCTGGTATCTGGTGGCGTGGGATCCGGCGCGCGACGATTGGCGCACGTTCCGACTCGATCGAATCACCGGCGCGGTAACGCTGGGCGCGCACTTCGCGCCGCGTCCGCCGCCCGAAGGTGGCGACCTGCGCGCCTATGTGACGCGGGCGGTGGGCCAGGCGCCCAACGCCGAAGAGGCACGCATCGTGCTGCATGCGCCGCACGCGGTGATTGCCGCGCGCATTCCGGCGTCGGCCGGCCAGGTGGAGGCGTTGGACGATGGCCGTTGCCTGCTGCGCTGCAACGGCCAGTCGCTGGATGCGCTGACGTATTGGCTGCTGGCGCTGGAAGTGGAATTCGATGTGCTGGCGCCGGCATCCCTGGCGCAGCGCTTTCAGATCGCGGGCGAACGGGTCGCCCGCATGCTGCAACGGCGCGATACCGCTACGCCGCAACAGGCAGACGGCCCGGCGGCGGCGAATGACTAATGCTTAGCTGACCTGCTTGGTCTGTTCGGCTTTGGCCAACTGCTGGATCGCCAGCGACTCATCGGCTCAATTCGTGTTAATGCGCCGTAGTTGTTCCGCGTCATGAGTGATCACGGCGTGCGGGTTTTCAAATGGAACGCCGGCGCGTGGTGAAGATCAAGAGCAGTGCCTGACCGATGCCACCAATCGCGGTTCATGCCACCATTGCAGAAACGGCGGACAAGAAAAAAGCCGCTCTAGGCGGCTGATTTCTTTGAATTCTTTGGGGTGGCTGATGGGGCTCGAACCCACGACAACTGGAATCACAATCCAGGACTCTACCAACTGAGCTACAGCCACCTCTGGGGTACTACTGGTGTATTGCTTTTCAGCATTACTTTTCAGTACTACTTTCTTCTCCCCCGCCGCGCTTCAAACTGAAGCTCAGCAACGAAGAGGCCGAACTATAGCATATTTTTTGGGGCCGTCAAAAGCCCCTTATCTTCCTCCCCATTGCCAACGCCGCACACCTTGCTATCCTTCCGCATGGCTCAACCCTGGAGGCCGACTTTTACGTCATCGCTATGGATCGCATACACGCAATTTTGATCGATTACTGGCCCCATCTGGTGTTTGCCGTCAGCATCGTGGCGGGCACGGGTGCTGCGGTGCATGCCGCGATGACCAAGCAGGACGTCCGGGCGGCCATCGGCTGGGTGGGAGTGGCGCTGTTTTCGCCGCTGTTCGGCGCCCTGTTTTACTTTGTGGCCGGCATCAACCGCATCCGCAAGACGCGGGTGTCGCAGCAGCGTGACGAAACCATGGTGGTGGATGCCGAGCAGGTCGACACCTTGCCGGTGGACGTGGTGGCGGTCTCGGGGCCGCAGTTTGCGTCGTTGAAAGTCCTGGGTGACCGCGTCAGCCAGTTTCGGCTGCTGGGCGGCAATGCGGTGCAGCCCCTGGCGGGCGGCGATGAAGCGTATCCGGCCATGATGCAAGCCATCCGCGACGCGCAGCACGCCATCGCGATGCAAAGCTACATTTTCGACAATGACGAGATCGGCCGCGAAATGGCGCAGGCGCTGATCGAAGCGCAGGCGCGTGGCGTGCAGGTACGGGTGTTGATCGACGCCATCGGCTCCAAGTATTCGCGTCCGCCCATCGTGCGCATGCTGGCGCGAGGCGGCGTGCCGGTGGCGCGCTTCATGACGAATCCGCTGGGCGTGCTGCGCATGCCGTATGCCAACCTGCGCAGCCACCGCAAGGTGCTGGTGATAGACGGGCGCGTGGGTTTTACCGGCGGCA
It contains:
- a CDS encoding DUF3383 family protein, producing the protein MAKIDRIVNVAISLNTTAIKEQNFSDLLILGAHALAVNRILALTEPGELLDMGMAPTDPLYIAVRDAFKQIPTVARVFVGRRQVDASRVTVTRAAVSDYLVSLSWRDAQGVVQKRDVATSGRTDSTPQTLATALAAAIADTDAPVTAAATGADVTVTAAETGQAVAIAVKGNLQLAAPVSTETPSAALNACLRENGDWYGVALASRVEADVLDAAEWVESNERLFGVSSAQAGIIDAAASNDIASQCQQKQFFRTHVWYHGQAASEALDAAVAANRFTFYPGGETWANTRLSGVSYDSLTEGQALAAHAKNANTFEQMRNFAVTQNGKVAAGEWIDVIRGRDWLAEQVKINVASQLINANGKVPYTDAGIQVLVNGIRQALLLGQSRGLVAPDEIDDAGRKIPGFVINVPRAASVSTNDKANRILRDLSFSARLAGAIHVAEIKGNLTYQQL
- a CDS encoding phage neck terminator protein, with protein sequence MTPDNAILTLVSAAAGGVPVVLSDDTEAFPSPPYIAMAVRWVQTGPVEMGLVDDDGNQPVHDHRDASVELRSVGVDAYRALDKMGLTLRHPAYEEQAEALGLALFQAGRIQRVAPDSAGAASERLGLLELGIRYAQTYTDFVGVIETVAGTITTTGGATPTLETSFSAKTDTAP
- a CDS encoding YdaU family protein — protein: MNYYPHHIGDFNSATRHLTRIERSVYRDLIELYYDTEAPLCADVDKLCRLLIARSDEERAAVVQVLGEFFVDTEQGWRHARCDAEIARYHGNKEAKSAAGKASAAKRARQAGRQVKAVEETAVKATAEGEAEQQPLNTRATNHEPEPEPGTRNQKTREPAPSKRNVGFDATAIALPEWLDRADWISWAADRKARKKPITEEGARRQLQQLAGYQAEGIPASAVIAHSIASGYLGLYPPRDMPRAAASSRARQRADWSSELRSVLAEGRARGEIDMGVIDASR
- a CDS encoding transcriptional regulator, which codes for MNLHDYFECEGAITAAALARRVGVSPALVYQWRTGRRPVPVKHCALIELATCGWVTRRDLRPTDCIRIWPELAEGLKAQ
- a CDS encoding S24 family peptidase, giving the protein MKMWTIEEEAAALRARFEGVNRAAFARDHQVKGGQAMIYQHITGRRPIGIEAAMAYAEGFGCTLAAISPRLAAEAKKAASLSAAAPLAAPATDVAWPFPSVPQSLIKGLADDQLKRLEGALLLALGQMGVKTKAAAAQSKSPQSKRGALLNIDAVADEFPMAPVSAAPWDPDGVTTHQAERMQALRISTAANVGHVPHAGYSANDQEFMPIPELDVRLAAGRLGIENYHETEIGEILLRRSFLESFKLPINRMKIVYAQGDSMEPVIRNGGPMLFFEDPITDPREIDPRTVYAINHGGKMIVKCIAREREGGWLAKSLNPAYAPFALEKEDGCEVRIVGRILWSPYDLRNGVDERLL
- a CDS encoding PA2169 family four-helix-bundle protein, producing the protein MADNVIKTLNHLIETSKNGQKGFEAAADDTKNPELQQLFRNRAQDCAAGAAELQTVIAQLGGVPEDSGTVAGAVHRGWTNLKAAVAGRTDLVILEECERGEDVAKAAYADALKEPLPEEIRVIVERQNAGVVRNHDQIRDLRNRYKAAN
- a CDS encoding glutathione S-transferase family protein — encoded protein: MSIVFHWYPQSSASPIACALAELQVPHERVKVDIQAGEQRRPEFLALNPNGKVPTLTVDGAPLFEALAIHLWLGERWGVERGLWPAAGTSQRLAAMSWCTWAYVTYGAVVSRLYVVAHGDEQSRDARQAERAIADLDSLLGLLDAHLTRQPWMVGDKYSLADLVVASVVGYTAFLGAPVAAHPKVQAWLSTIKARPAMQGEV
- a CDS encoding helix-turn-helix transcriptional regulator; amino-acid sequence: MLSSSNRLLRLLSLLQTRRHWAGADLAQTLAVHPRTLRRDIDRLRELGYPIQASSGVAGGYAFRAGNALPPLLLDDDEALTVAITLRTAATGTVGGVEEAALRALVKLEQVMPARLRHKLDALRSAIVPLPSRGPMIDAGLLAALAAACRDQLRINFDYADSRGQPSTRQVEPQGLAHTGYRWYLVAWDPARDDWRTFRLDRITGAVTLGAHFAPRPPPEGGDLRAYVTRAVGQAPNAEEARIVLHAPHAVIAARIPASAGQVEALDDGRCLLRCNGQSLDALTYWLLALEVEFDVLAPASLAQRFQIAGERVARMLQRRDTATPQQADGPAAAND